The following proteins come from a genomic window of Nicotiana tomentosiformis chromosome 12, ASM39032v3, whole genome shotgun sequence:
- the LOC104116458 gene encoding uncharacterized protein, with product MALPLGKLTILVGAGIVGSVLAKEGRLPNVSDFFSGAFKIALKQIRQDYSTNSTPKPKNDSLMQQVNSLRQELQLLASNRSVTIVTSSGSGSSRYTIIIVVVVMGYGYIWWKGWKLPELMFATRQSLSDACANVSKQLESVYTSISATKRHLASRIDRVDSKIDECVDNTAATRDEVSEIRGEVSKFSEDVQSVHQVVRSLGTKISRIEGRQNETNYGVEKLVTFVRSYEIGRAKDQIEASPSSSSIPALELPSVTPSTRAGSSSPSSSVERPSPSASSVAPKRSLHSAISASGLKELGGISDVVKVSSESSPQISSAVFTSEQRSNENSGYSVFGRTFSGIGASFITRSRSAMQNLR from the exons ATGGCTCTCCCTCTCGGCAAGCTCACTATCCTCGTTGGTGCTG GCATTGTTGGGTCGGTACTTGCTAAGGAAGGACGATTGCCTAATGTCTCTGATTTTTTCTCCGGTGCATTTAAG ATTGCGTTGAAGCAAATTCGACAAGATTATTCAACCAATTCAACTCCAAAGCCAAAAAATGATTCCTTGATGCAGCAG GTTAATAGCTTACGGCAGGAGCTACAACTCTTGGCTTCAAATAGATCTGTTACAATTGTGACATCAAGTGGATCAG GTTCTAGCAGATACACTATAATCATTGTTGTTGTGGTCATGGGGTATGGTTATATTTGGTGGAAG GGTTGGAAGCTTCctgaattaatgtttgcaaccaggCAGAGCTTATCTGATGCATGTGCTAATGTGTCCAAACAGCTCGAGAGTGTATATACATCTATTTCT GCCACAAAGCGTCATTTAGCTTCACGAATTGACCGCGTCGATTCTAAAATAGATGAGTGTGTGGATAATACTGCTGCTACGAGAGATGAG GTTTCCGAAATTCGAGGAGAAGTGAGCAAATTTAGTGAGGATGTCCAATCTGTTCACCAAGTTGTCAGATCACTG GGGACAAAAATTAGTAGGATTGAAGGGAGACAG AATGAAACAAACTATGGCGTGGAAAAGTTGGTTACTTTTGTGAGGAGCTATGAAATTGGTAGAGCCAAGGACCAGATTGAG GCATCCCCATCTAGCTCATCTATACCTGCACTGGAATTACCATCAGTAACTCCCTCAACACGg GCTGGGTCTTCGTCTCCAAGTTCGTCGGTCGAACGACCATCTCCATCTGCTTCTAGTGTAGCTCCGAAG CGTTCTTTGCATAGTGCTATATCTGCCTCAGGCCTGAAG GAGCTTGGAGGTATATCAGATGTAGTCAAAGTGTCAAGTGAAAGCAGTCCTCAGATTTCCAGTGCTGTTTTCACCTCAGAACAGAGGAGCAATGAGAACTCTGGTTATAGTGTGTTTGGGCGTACGTTTTCTGGCATTGGTGCTTCTTTTATCACAAGAAGTCGCAGTGCTATGCAGAATCTTAGGTGA